Proteins encoded together in one Diceros bicornis minor isolate mBicDic1 chromosome 18, mDicBic1.mat.cur, whole genome shotgun sequence window:
- the LOC131416804 gene encoding galectin-5-like: protein LLPIDAAFLHQHPGWAVPLQEHHRLGHCPAQCSEVTQCSRGGETAQGPYGHPPGSGPGAQSSVGRGGPCELPTPRFHINLRSGSDLAFHLNIRFDENAVVRNTQINGSWGPEERSLSGKMPFTQGQSFSVWILCEGHCLKVAMNGGHLCEYHHRLRNLPAIKYLEVGGDIQLSHLQT, encoded by the exons CTCCTCCCAATAGACGCTGCCTTTCTTCACCAGCATCCCGGGTGGGCTGTACCCCTCCAAGAGCATCATCGTCTCGGGCACTGTCCTGCCCAGTGCTCAGAGGTAACCCAGTGCTCTCGGGGAGGAGAGACGGCCCAAGGTCCTTATGGCCATCCCCCTGGctctgggccaggggcccagagctCAGTGGGCAGAGGAGGTCCATGTGAGCTTCCCACCCCCAGGTTCCACATCAACCTGCGCTCTGGGAGTGACCTCGCCTTCCACCTGAACATTCGTTTCGATGAGAACGCCGTGGTCCGCAACACGCAGATCAACGGCTCTTGGGGGCCTGAGGAGCGAAGCCTGTCAGGAAAAATGCCCTTCACCCAGGGCCAGAGCTTCTCG GTGTGGATCCTGTGTGAAGGCCACTGCCTCAAGGTGGCCATGAATGGTGGGCACCTGTGTGAATACCACCACCGCCTGAGGAACCTGCCTGCCATCAAATACCTGGAGGTGGGGGGCGACATCCAGCTGAGCCACTTGCAGACATAG